The proteins below are encoded in one region of Ostrea edulis chromosome 3, xbOstEdul1.1, whole genome shotgun sequence:
- the LOC125675183 gene encoding transmembrane protein 45B-like, whose amino-acid sequence MGSFAGHALPGSFFIIMSLWWILSVFNVHFKSLKRNTRFRSSVTFPFLCLPGRLKEWPMEAMLKLFMASVGFSLEIYTGTSDGKFTALGNGQHATMFFFFGMTAVIDLLLYFEVPLPKDLDYVSNIIAIGIEGLLFKFHLHGRTELDVLLHTLLIYTIVLNVVGTILEMKYRNNILCALARCYGFLLQGTWFWQVGFILYNPNPNHTPWKQENHDDLMIATMFYAWHVAADFLLILCIGGVMGCVHRKCARYDGEDKFAMKRLIHTGTNGQTLISMHDDSESDIEFQKPASR is encoded by the coding sequence ATGGGAAGCTTTGCAGGCCATGCTCTTCCAGGATCATTCTTTATCATTATGTCCTTGTGGTGGATTTTGTCGGTTTTCAATGTACATTTCAAATCTCTGAAACGAAATACCCGATTCAGATCCTCAGTGACTTTTCCGTTTCTCTGCCTCCCAGGAAGACTAAAAGAATGGCCTATGGAGGCTATGCTGAAACTTTTTATGGCCTCTGTTGGATTTTCACTGGAAATTTACACCGGAACAAGTGATGGGAAATTTACAGCCCTTGGTAATGGCCAGCATGCcacaatgtttttctttttcggTATGACTGCAGTGATAGACTTACTATTGTATTTCGAAGTGCCATTACCTAAAGATTTGGATTATGTATCAAATATCATTGCCATTGGAATTGAGGggcttctctttaaatttcATCTTCATGGGCGAACAGAATTAGATGTGTTGTTACATACACTTCTGATTTACACTATTGTCTTAAATGTAGTCGGAACAATTCTAGAGATGAAGTATCGTAACAATATTTTATGTGCTCTTGCCCGGTGCTATGGATTTCTGCTCCAGGGAACTTGGTTTTGGCAAGTCGGATTCATCCTCTACAATCCAAATCCGAACCACACCCCATGGAAGCAGGAGAACCATGATGATTTAATGATTGCAACCATGTTCTATGCATGGCATGTTGCTGCCGATTTTCTTCTCATTTTGTGTATCGGTGGAGTGATGGGCTGTGTTCATCGTAAGTGTGCAAGATATGATGGAGAGGATAAATTTGCCATGAAAAGACTGATTCATACTGGGACTAATGGTCAGACCTTGATCTCAATGCATGATGATAGTGAAAGTGATATAGAATTCCAAAAGCCAGCTTCCAGATAA